In the Opitutia bacterium genome, one interval contains:
- a CDS encoding glycosyltransferase family 39 protein, giving the protein MMEEETLSGRGRIRAGGGGAGECAGVGQSEKARAARFGNGVDRVRGAEKLRVEMEIASVARPSGRQLSLEVAGIFLVCLLLSGIRVALPEPPNPAREGRVEPVIAEADPEANRHYDRLADEVDYYAPVIRRMTSRWPRIDLREDTFAEKPPGFPFLMATVARATGADFRWLRAVQMLLSAGVVAVLYVWVRRARAPGTALALVAPLAGSSFFIKSSSYLTTDNPTLLCTTIALSVLLAERRSTAGVFAVLVCATAAASFRQDALWLAAPIGVWLLLAGPARRWKSDGREAVVSWPQRWLAVGAVALPLAIVARMVIEWGGLVPSAHVRGIPDPGFGFMPMVYVLSVAALFGWPWLIARHGARETLARATGGVAIGCGVVGIVLAVATNSAYGRDVGHWGGYLWSVAALLPEVAGRSPLFLVLAPFGALALGAIGAEVWAHRPRAAAVLGAACAGWALAVCFNPLVFHRYYEAPLLVFLLLSAGMLPAMPVRANVWRDQLPLWAVSAGQLFITVTTLYLSLFAAWRR; this is encoded by the coding sequence ATGATGGAGGAAGAGACGTTGAGCGGACGCGGAAGGATACGAGCAGGCGGCGGCGGCGCGGGCGAATGCGCGGGCGTCGGTCAGTCGGAGAAGGCCCGCGCAGCGCGCTTCGGGAACGGCGTTGACAGGGTGAGGGGTGCGGAAAAGCTGCGCGTCGAAATGGAAATCGCGTCCGTGGCGCGGCCTTCGGGGCGGCAGCTGAGTCTGGAGGTTGCAGGGATTTTTCTCGTCTGCCTGTTGCTGAGCGGCATCCGCGTGGCGCTGCCGGAGCCGCCCAATCCGGCGCGTGAGGGGCGTGTCGAGCCGGTCATCGCGGAGGCGGACCCGGAGGCGAATCGCCATTACGACCGGCTGGCCGACGAGGTGGACTACTACGCGCCGGTGATCCGGCGGATGACCTCACGCTGGCCGAGGATCGATCTGCGGGAGGACACGTTTGCGGAAAAGCCGCCGGGTTTTCCGTTCCTGATGGCGACGGTGGCGCGGGCGACCGGAGCGGATTTCCGGTGGTTGCGGGCCGTGCAGATGCTGCTCAGCGCGGGGGTTGTCGCGGTGCTGTATGTTTGGGTGCGGCGGGCGCGCGCGCCGGGAACAGCGCTCGCGTTGGTCGCGCCGCTCGCTGGTTCGAGTTTCTTCATTAAGTCGTCGTCGTATCTCACGACGGACAACCCGACGCTGCTGTGCACGACGATCGCGCTATCGGTCCTGCTCGCCGAGCGTCGGTCAACGGCGGGAGTATTCGCGGTGCTCGTGTGCGCGACGGCGGCGGCGAGCTTTCGGCAGGATGCGCTGTGGCTGGCGGCACCGATCGGGGTGTGGCTGCTCCTGGCGGGGCCGGCGCGTCGTTGGAAGAGCGACGGGCGCGAGGCGGTGGTGTCGTGGCCGCAACGCTGGCTGGCGGTCGGTGCGGTGGCGCTGCCGCTCGCGATCGTGGCGCGGATGGTGATCGAGTGGGGCGGGCTCGTGCCGAGCGCGCATGTGCGCGGAATACCTGATCCCGGTTTCGGTTTCATGCCCATGGTCTACGTGTTGAGCGTCGCGGCGCTGTTTGGCTGGCCATGGTTGATCGCGCGCCACGGCGCGAGGGAGACGCTGGCGCGCGCGACCGGCGGTGTAGCGATCGGATGTGGAGTGGTGGGGATAGTTTTGGCGGTTGCGACGAACAGCGCTTACGGACGGGACGTCGGGCATTGGGGCGGGTATCTGTGGAGTGTGGCGGCGCTGCTGCCCGAGGTGGCGGGACGGTCGCCGTTGTTCCTCGTGCTCGCTCCATTCGGTGCGTTGGCGCTGGGGGCGATCGGAGCGGAGGTGTGGGCGCATCGGCCACGCGCGGCGGCGGTGCTGGGGGCGGCCTGCGCGGGCTGGGCACTGGCGGTGTGCTTCAATCCGCTCGTGTTTCACCGCTACTACGAAGCGCCTTTGCTTGTGTTCCTCTTGCTGTCGGCGGGGATGCTGCCCGCGATGCCGGTGCGGGCGAACGTCTGGCGCGATCAACTTCCGCTGTGGGCGGTGAGCGCGGGGCAGTTGTTCATCACGGTCACGACGCTCTATCTTTCGCTCTTTGCGGCGTGGCGGCGTTAG